Proteins found in one Gossypium arboreum isolate Shixiya-1 unplaced genomic scaffold, ASM2569848v2 Contig00285, whole genome shotgun sequence genomic segment:
- the LOC128288772 gene encoding uncharacterized protein LOC128288772 — protein sequence MKIDGECLIELIGSCRNKVQVYRSVRMPQLHTSLHFHLTPIVMINGSSRRDLLLNSQNFCHSIPAGTENPLPSRLCYRRLWGSRNRRALILGWAYYLDAFSSYPLRTWLPSVYRGHDNWYTRGASFPVLSY from the coding sequence ATGAAAATAGATGGCGAGTGCCTGATCGAATTGATCGGGTCATGTAGGAACAAGGTTCAAGTCTACCGGTCTGTTAGGATGCCTCAGCTGCATACATCACTGCACTTCCACTTGACACCTATCGTAATGATAAACGGCTCGTCTCGCCGTGACCTTCTCTTGAATTCTCAAAACTTCTGTCACTCGATCCCCGCAGGGACAGAGAACCCCTTGCCGTCTCGGCTGTGCTACCGGAGGCTCTGGGGAAGTCGGAATAGGAGAGCACTCATCTTGGGGTGGGCTTACTACTTAGATGCTTTCAGCAGTTATCCGCTCCGCACTTGGCTACCCAGCGTTTACCGTGGGCACGATAACTGGTACACCAGAGGTGCGTCCTTCCCGGTCCTCTCGTACTAG